The Sphingobium sp. BYY-5 genome contains a region encoding:
- a CDS encoding aldehyde dehydrogenase family protein, whose translation MTNSPARNWINGAFVAPTALSPSINPATYETIGSYADDGATAARVALDAAATAFRRTLWAHDAELRARVLDQMAAAMERHRERLIAVLSLENGKIGSEAALEAGGSPSKLRYWAAMARTEAGRALQPRPGSISIVLRQPIGVAGVIVPWNSPVILAVRSFAPALAAGCTVVVKMPGQAAQVASVLSEILAEAPDLPAGVVNIFAESGSEGAAHLVESEGVPTISFTGSTRTGAAIGAVGARRMKRFGLELGGKAPMIVFDDADVVSMIPVLEKALTVFAGQFCMTGSRLLVQDNLYEVVRDRLADRLRNVRVGPAADPASDMGPLIDKANVARVDKVVTDAITAGARAIVRGGPVTDSPLAAGAFFRPAMLEVDDNRLAIVQEETFGPVITIQRFSDEAQAVALANDSEFGLSASVWTRDLDRSLRVAQALDVGSVFVNDWAKVYDSTEEGGFKLSGLGRLNGVAAIEDFVEYKHIALRPGQTAMTGGDQ comes from the coding sequence ATGACCAACTCTCCGGCCCGAAACTGGATCAATGGCGCTTTCGTCGCGCCGACGGCGCTCTCCCCGTCGATCAACCCGGCGACCTACGAGACGATCGGCAGCTATGCCGACGACGGGGCGACCGCCGCGCGCGTTGCGCTCGACGCCGCTGCGACGGCGTTCCGCCGGACGCTATGGGCGCATGATGCCGAGTTGCGCGCCCGAGTGCTCGATCAGATGGCAGCCGCGATGGAACGCCATCGCGAACGGCTGATAGCCGTCCTCTCGCTCGAGAACGGCAAGATCGGGAGCGAGGCAGCGCTCGAAGCCGGCGGTTCGCCAAGCAAGCTGCGGTACTGGGCGGCAATGGCTCGTACCGAGGCTGGGCGCGCGCTGCAGCCACGGCCGGGAAGCATCTCGATCGTGCTCCGCCAACCGATAGGGGTGGCCGGAGTCATCGTACCTTGGAACTCCCCGGTCATCCTCGCAGTCCGCTCGTTCGCACCGGCGCTGGCCGCCGGTTGCACGGTGGTTGTCAAGATGCCGGGTCAGGCCGCACAGGTCGCCTCCGTGCTGTCCGAAATACTTGCCGAAGCGCCTGACCTGCCCGCCGGCGTCGTCAACATCTTCGCAGAGAGCGGCTCGGAGGGCGCTGCGCACCTCGTCGAGAGCGAGGGTGTCCCAACGATCAGCTTCACCGGCAGCACGAGGACCGGCGCGGCGATCGGCGCGGTCGGGGCGCGGCGAATGAAGCGCTTCGGCCTCGAACTCGGCGGAAAGGCGCCGATGATCGTGTTCGACGACGCCGATGTCGTATCCATGATCCCAGTCCTCGAAAAGGCGCTGACGGTGTTCGCCGGTCAGTTCTGCATGACCGGATCGCGCCTTCTGGTGCAGGACAACCTTTACGAGGTCGTGCGCGACCGCCTCGCCGATCGGCTGCGCAACGTCAGGGTCGGTCCGGCAGCCGATCCTGCGAGCGACATGGGACCGCTGATCGACAAGGCCAATGTCGCACGGGTCGACAAGGTCGTGACAGACGCGATCACGGCCGGCGCCAGGGCGATCGTGCGCGGCGGCCCCGTAACCGACAGCCCGCTCGCCGCGGGGGCGTTCTTCCGACCCGCGATGCTGGAGGTCGACGACAACCGGCTCGCGATCGTGCAGGAGGAAACGTTCGGACCGGTCATCACCATCCAGCGCTTCAGCGACGAAGCACAGGCAGTCGCACTCGCCAACGACAGCGAATTCGGGTTGTCCGCCAGCGTCTGGACCCGCGACCTCGACCGTTCGCTGCGCGTCGCGCAGGCGCTCGATGTGGGCAGCGTTTTCGTCAATGACTGGGCCAAGGTCTATGACAGCACGGAAGAAGGCGGGTTTAAGCTGTCAGGTCTTGGCAGGCTGAACGGCGTCGCGGCGATCGAGGATTTCGTCGAGTACAAGCATATTGCGCTGCGCCCTGGGCAAACAGCCATGACCGGAGGCGACCAATGA
- a CDS encoding MBL fold metallo-hydrolase: protein MCNNHQKHITASDTPAFFAIDNYGFPEAGEHPADPPNYYPPYFSSERFQRLGYHVEELRDGFYWVTSGGYDAAFVVTNDGVIAIDAPPTIGENMLAAIEEVTDKPVTHVIYSHWHTDHIGAASVFGSGVEIVAHEITKELLERFPDPKRPIPTLTFDKDYTLIVGGVTLELSYKGENHCPGNIFIYAPAHRVLTVIDIISPGSATFMHCDASQNIMGWYQAQQQLTEFDFDFLVAGHHMSYGTPETVKASIEYFADVLDGAQAAVDRFSRSDALIGILDGAGWDKVFVGTENWINSMANYATKYVLEKRSSNGQLWSERLAGVTTQTKYHAYTVLESIRLERPRPNYRLRGENAPPFLT, encoded by the coding sequence ATGTGCAACAATCATCAAAAGCACATTACCGCCAGCGATACGCCGGCATTCTTCGCGATCGACAACTACGGCTTCCCCGAAGCTGGTGAGCATCCGGCCGACCCACCCAACTATTATCCGCCCTATTTCTCCAGCGAACGCTTTCAAAGGCTCGGCTACCATGTCGAGGAGCTTCGCGACGGCTTCTACTGGGTCACGAGCGGCGGGTACGACGCCGCCTTCGTCGTGACGAACGACGGCGTGATCGCGATCGACGCACCCCCGACGATCGGCGAGAACATGCTGGCGGCGATCGAGGAGGTCACCGACAAGCCCGTTACGCACGTCATCTATAGCCATTGGCACACCGACCATATCGGGGCCGCATCGGTGTTCGGCTCGGGCGTTGAGATCGTCGCGCACGAGATAACGAAGGAACTGCTCGAACGCTTTCCCGACCCGAAGCGCCCGATCCCGACTCTGACGTTCGACAAGGACTATACGCTGATCGTCGGCGGCGTGACTCTGGAGTTGTCGTACAAGGGCGAGAACCACTGCCCCGGTAACATCTTCATCTATGCGCCGGCCCATAGAGTGCTGACCGTCATCGACATCATCAGCCCCGGCAGCGCCACCTTCATGCATTGCGATGCGTCGCAGAACATCATGGGCTGGTATCAGGCGCAACAGCAGTTGACGGAATTCGACTTCGACTTCCTGGTCGCCGGGCATCACATGTCTTACGGCACACCAGAGACGGTGAAGGCCTCGATCGAATACTTCGCCGACGTCCTCGACGGCGCACAGGCCGCAGTCGACCGCTTCTCGCGCTCCGACGCGCTGATCGGCATCCTCGACGGTGCGGGCTGGGACAAGGTGTTCGTCGGAACAGAGAACTGGATCAACTCGATGGCGAACTACGCCACAAAGTATGTGCTCGAGAAGCGCAGTAGCAACGGGCAGCTGTGGTCGGAACGGCTGGCCGGGGTGACCACCCAGACGAAGTATCACGCCTACACGGTGTTGGAGTCGATCAGGCTCGAGCGCCCGCGTCCGAACTATCGCCTGCGCGGTGAGAACGCGCCGCCCTTCCTGACCTGA
- a CDS encoding NAD(P)-dependent alcohol dehydrogenase, producing MNQPALASSARQHATITHARAAVVEQKDGPFIMQDIALEAPRADEVLIRMVATGICATDSHVRQQLMPSPLPAILGHEGAGVVVRTGVSVTHLKPGDHVVLSYHSCGQCKPCLSSHAAYCEKVWEANFAGARLDGTIGVERHGANDLHAHFFGQSSFATYALAHQRNTVKVPDDVPLEILGPLGCGFQTGAGAILKALKVPVGASVAVFGVGAVGLAAIMAAKVADATTIIAIDVNAERLALASELGATHVVNAADGPDVTAAIRAITPRGVEFVLDTSGRAANLDAGIGALAPMGHFGFVAFNAHSGAFVDASRLTIGQMLQGIIQGDAISALMIPELIGLYRTGRFPFDRLITFYDFADINRAFDDVAAGRVIKAVLRFDAANA from the coding sequence ATGAATCAGCCAGCACTCGCAAGTTCCGCACGGCAACACGCCACGATCACCCATGCCCGCGCGGCCGTGGTCGAGCAAAAGGATGGACCCTTCATCATGCAGGACATCGCTCTCGAAGCGCCGCGAGCCGACGAAGTTCTAATTCGCATGGTCGCGACTGGCATCTGCGCCACCGACTCGCATGTCCGCCAACAACTGATGCCGTCGCCGTTGCCCGCTATTCTCGGTCACGAAGGCGCCGGCGTCGTCGTACGGACCGGCGTATCGGTCACCCATCTAAAGCCGGGCGACCATGTCGTGCTGTCCTATCATTCCTGCGGACAATGCAAGCCGTGCCTGTCCTCTCACGCCGCCTATTGCGAGAAGGTCTGGGAGGCGAATTTCGCGGGGGCACGGCTGGACGGCACCATCGGCGTCGAGCGACACGGCGCCAACGACCTCCACGCGCATTTCTTCGGCCAATCGTCCTTCGCGACCTATGCGCTGGCCCACCAGCGCAACACCGTCAAAGTGCCGGATGATGTTCCGCTGGAGATTTTGGGGCCGCTAGGCTGCGGCTTTCAGACGGGCGCGGGCGCGATCCTCAAGGCGTTGAAGGTGCCGGTTGGCGCGAGCGTCGCGGTCTTCGGCGTCGGCGCGGTCGGCCTCGCCGCCATCATGGCGGCGAAGGTCGCGGACGCCACAACCATCATCGCGATCGATGTGAATGCCGAACGGCTCGCGCTCGCAAGCGAACTCGGAGCGACGCACGTCGTGAACGCCGCCGATGGGCCGGACGTTACGGCCGCGATCCGCGCGATCACGCCACGCGGGGTCGAATTCGTCCTCGATACCAGCGGGCGTGCCGCCAATCTCGATGCCGGTATCGGCGCGCTGGCGCCGATGGGGCATTTCGGCTTCGTCGCCTTCAACGCGCATTCGGGCGCGTTCGTCGACGCATCGCGCCTCACCATCGGGCAGATGCTGCAGGGCATCATCCAGGGCGACGCAATTTCCGCGCTGATGATCCCGGAGCTGATCGGCCTCTACCGCACTGGTCGCTTCCCGTTCGACCGCCTCATCACCTTCTACGACTTCGCGGACATCAACCGGGCGTTCGACGACGTAGCCGCCGGCCGCGTCATCAAGGCGGTGCTGCGGTTTGACGCCGCGAACGCCTGA
- a CDS encoding LysR family transcriptional regulator, which yields MDLLDVIAFVRVVETGSIANAAARLGIAKSIVSRRVSRLEGVLGAQLLTRTPRGTTLTDIGREYHERAAAGLLELESAREVVTKSTSEIFGQLRIQVPAAFGEFLLAPLLAEFAARYPRIEFDVRFTDRQVDMIAEAYDLAIWPGAVPDSILITRKLAKVRWAMVASPAYLDARGRPARPADLADHDTILYALDPGRWRLQGPDGLEPVRINSRFCTDNGRMLLAAARAGLGIVLVPMFMVEEPLARGEFEAVLPDFPHEGGDLQIFMPPARAGIARVRALVAFLYEKFDREV from the coding sequence GTGGATCTGCTCGATGTCATCGCTTTCGTCCGCGTGGTTGAGACGGGAAGCATTGCGAATGCAGCGGCGCGCCTCGGCATCGCCAAATCGATCGTCAGCCGCCGTGTGAGCCGCCTGGAGGGAGTGCTCGGTGCCCAGCTGCTGACGCGCACCCCGCGCGGCACGACGCTGACCGATATCGGCCGCGAGTATCACGAGCGGGCCGCCGCCGGCCTGTTGGAGCTGGAGTCAGCGCGCGAGGTCGTCACCAAGTCGACCAGCGAGATCTTCGGGCAGCTTCGCATCCAGGTGCCGGCCGCCTTCGGCGAGTTCCTGCTGGCACCGCTCCTTGCCGAGTTCGCGGCGCGCTATCCGCGCATCGAGTTCGACGTCCGGTTCACCGATCGCCAGGTGGACATGATCGCGGAGGCCTATGATCTGGCGATCTGGCCCGGTGCCGTGCCGGACTCGATCCTCATCACGCGCAAACTGGCCAAGGTGCGATGGGCGATGGTGGCGAGCCCGGCCTATCTTGATGCGCGGGGGCGTCCCGCCCGGCCGGCGGACCTGGCCGACCACGATACCATCCTTTATGCGCTCGATCCCGGCCGCTGGCGACTACAGGGACCAGATGGCTTGGAGCCCGTGCGGATAAACTCGCGCTTCTGCACCGACAACGGGCGGATGCTGCTGGCCGCGGCGCGCGCGGGTCTCGGCATCGTGCTCGTCCCCATGTTCATGGTTGAAGAGCCGCTGGCACGCGGCGAGTTCGAGGCGGTGCTGCCGGACTTCCCGCACGAGGGCGGCGACCTGCAGATTTTCATGCCGCCAGCACGCGCCGGTATTGCACGGGTGCGGGCACTCGTCGCCTTTCTTTACGAAAAGTTCGACCGCGAAGTCTGA